From Cydia splendana chromosome 12, ilCydSple1.2, whole genome shotgun sequence, a single genomic window includes:
- the LOC134795380 gene encoding adenosine 3'-phospho 5'-phosphosulfate transporter 2, which yields MSSKDTIIKIDDSRNGRESQKTEINILCLNLTPYSQLTQFICCCIFVFICYLAYGFYLELIFSEPEVKPVSLYITLVQFIITMALSYVESLIRNPIKRKVPLKVYALLAALTLGTMSLSNLALSYLNYPTQLIFKSCKLIPVMIGSIIILGKRYGFLDYVAAVVMCIGLTMFTLADSMTSPNFDIIGVIVISLALLCDAIIGNVQEKAMKQFQASNNEVVFYSYAIACVYLVVITGSTGILTKGYVYCSKVGSPLTMYANIFLLSLSGYLGLQAVLTLVRISGATVAVTVTTMRKALSIVISFVLFSKPFVFQYVWSGMLVALAIYLNHYSKKNPGYVPGIVLACLHYTQSCYQSEYRYLRMKSKIYADTV from the exons ATGTCTTCCAAAGACACTATTATTAAGATTGATGACTCAAGAAATGGTAGAGAGAGTCAAAAAACTGAGATTAATATACTTTGCCTCAATCTAACGCCATATAGCCAGCTAACACAGTTCATATGTTGTtgtatatttgtatttatatgCTATTTAGCCTATGGATTTTACTTAGAGCTCATATTCTCTGAGCCGGAGGTGAAGCCTGTGAGTTTGTATATAACTTTAGTACAATTTATTATTACTATGGCGCTCAGTTATGTGGAATCGTTGATAAGGAATCCCATTAAGAGGAA AGTACCATTAAAAGTATATGCTCTACTGGCAGCTTTGACACTTGGAACCATGTCACTCTCAAACCTAGCCCTAAGTTACCTGAATTACCCAACACAGCTGATCTTCAAGAGCTGCAAGCTCATACCGGTGATGATTGGGAGCATCATTATACTGGGGAAGAGATACGGTTTCCTGGACTATGTTGCGGCTGTGGTCATGTGTATAGGCCTTACTATGTTTACTTTAG CGGACTCAATGACATCTCCAAACTTCGACATAATCGGAGTGATCGTGATATCCCTAGCCCTCCTCTGCGACGCCATCATCGGCAACGTGCAAGAGAAGGCCATGAAACAATTCCAGGCGTCCAACAATGAAGTGGTTTTCTACTCTTATGCCATTGCCTGCGTTTATTTAGTAGTCATTACTGGAAGCACGGGGATATTGACTAAAGGATATGTTTACTGCTCAAAG GTCGGCAGCCCGCTAACCATGTACGCCAACATATTCCTCCTAAGCCTGAGCGGGTACCTCGGGCTGCAGGCGGTGCTGACGTTGGTCCGGATAAGCGGGGCCACGGTGGCGGTCACCGTCACCACTATGCGGAAGGCGCTGTCTATCGTCATATCGTTTGTGCTGTTCAGCAAGCCGTTCGTCTTCCA ATACGTATGGTCCGGCATGCTGGTCGCCCTGGCGATATACCTGAACCACTACAGCAAAAAGAACCCGGGCTATGTGCCCGGCATAGTTCTCGCTTGCTTGCATTACACGCAGTCCTGCTACCAGTCAGAGTATAGGTATTTAAGAATGAAGTCCAAAATTTATGCAGATACTGTATAG